The Xenorhabdus poinarii G6 nucleotide sequence GTTGGCGTTTTAGTCAGCACTGTGCTGGCTTTTATAACCTCGATAATCTGGTTTATCGTACAGGCTGGATTAATGGGGGAAGGCTGGGACGATGTTTATTCACCAGATATATGGCTGGCGGTATTGGGAACATCGTTTGGGCAAGTGTGGATGTGGCAGTTATTGATCGCTGTTCTTGCCGTGGGTGGGTTGTTCCTTTCTAATGTTAAGGCCAGAAATTACCTGTTGTTGGGGTGCTCAATTTTTTTACTCTCCAGCCATGCTTTCCTTGGCCATGCGGCCATGTATGAAGGTCGCGTGGGGCTATTACTGCAAATTAACCAGGTTATCCATTTACTGAGCGCAGGTTATTGGTTTGGTGGGTTGTGGCCGTTCTTGCTGTGTTTACAATTTCCGCGCTTAAGGACGATATCGGAGACACATTTATCCTCTAATCAGGTGCATTCAGGTAATGAAACCGATGTTAAAAGCATGGCAGAAAAACCAGGCAATAATCGGAATAATAGTGGAGAGGTTGCCATTAACTTTTATTCGGATAGCGTATCAGCGATGAGAAAATTTTCGCTTTATGGGCATTTTGCTGTTTTTCTGGTGATTGCGACAGGGGTTGTCAGTAGTGTCATTTTAATACCGGGTTGGCCCATCTTCAATCAGACGCTTTCTGAATATCAATCCATGTTGTGGCTAAAAATAGCGCTGGTTGTTGGTATGGTATTTTTGGCTTTGATAAACC carries:
- a CDS encoding CopD family protein, which encodes MISLESLSIFCRFSHFVVVMLMFGLSLFTAMLVSGHFSTLMRERLKVGVLVSTVLAFITSIIWFIVQAGLMGEGWDDVYSPDIWLAVLGTSFGQVWMWQLLIAVLAVGGLFLSNVKARNYLLLGCSIFLLSSHAFLGHAAMYEGRVGLLLQINQVIHLLSAGYWFGGLWPFLLCLQFPRLRTISETHLSSNQVHSGNETDVKSMAEKPGNNRNNSGEVAINFYSDSVSAMRKFSLYGHFAVFLVIATGVVSSVILIPGWPIFNQTLSEYQSMLWLKIALVVGMVFLALINRYILVPKLKHKGCYQQLIINSWLEIILGTSALLCVAIFATQPPA